The DNA window tgttgttttgattaGTAAACATGACACGAGATttagtaaaacaaaaaatgaatctTCCATTAGTTGATAATACAAGCTACAACGTTTTGGACGGTTACACATATGCTTCTTCCCGTATTTTGTGATGCATAAAATAGGTTAACAACATTTTGTACTTGGTAATAGACTGAATAAGTATGTAACATGTAGTCCTTTTTTGTGCATATCGTCGACTTCCAACTTGGACCATTTATCTTGCTGGTCATAATTACTTATGTGTTCAACTAGACCTCCGGTATGCTTCCTCCTAGGTGGTTTGCTCGAGTATTCTTAGGGCGGAAAAGAGGCTTAATCCTTGATTACACAGATTTATTTGAAGAAGTTCATCATTGTGTCATGATTCATATACATGAAGCATAATAGGAGCAATGCTTTTATTCTgtgatttcattaattttcatgttcgcatcactttcatatatttatcgAACTTAAGTTGTATGTTTAAGGCCAAGTAATTGAAGTTAGTTGCATTGAAACActagaaacaaataaatctGTTTACTTATTTAAATCTACGCAGTTTGACTCTCTTTTGCTTTCCAGGAAAGAACCGACAaagaaaatacataattgagCTTATTATTATGTTCGACACGAtacattcaaattaattagataccaaaaataaaggaCAAAATCATAAAGGTACCGTGGTTGATCAAGTTTGCAACAAGGTCTGGTGATGGCCCTCGGGAGCAACAGCGGTGGTGAAGAAATGACCGAGCTGGTGAGTTCAGCCACTCGTCGAGGTACACGTATCGGTCTACATTGCACCTTCTACAATTTCAAACTATGGATAGATATCCACCTCAAAAATTTCGGAGGTCAAACCTGAATTTCTGATCTTTGTTGCAATTCTTTTGGTTGTTACCATTTTAAACTTTTGCAGTTTAGACATCTTCTGAATCTCTACCGGGAGTGTCTCCAGCTTTGGACAGTTACTGATTTCTATTTCCTCAACATGCCGCATTGCTTTATCATCAACTTGTATCTTTCTAAGATTCCACAAATCTTTGATGCAAAACACTTCAAGATTTCGAAATCCATTGCGCTGGATCACCATTTCTCGACCAGTGTATGCATTTTGCAGTTTGAGTTGGGTTAGGTATCGGAGCTTCTCTAATATTGGCATGGGGTCTTCGGCAAGACAAGTATTTACCAATGTTATGTACCTAATACTCGGAGGCATATAATCTGCACTTGGTAGCTTACCTATGTTTCCATCTAGTTTTAGTTCTTGGAGGTGTGCTATAGAACAAATTCCGTCCAAACACGGCATGCTTCTAAAACGAAACCCTCTTACGTAAAACACCGTAAGGAACATATCCATAGCTAGCACTGCCAAGAGTGTGCCTAAAGCTGAGTTTTCATCAACTTCTTCAATGCCCAACTTTTGGAGACAAATCACATTAGACATGTGGAGATCATACATCGAGATGTATGCTAGGGTGTCCAGTTTCCGCAGCGCAGCAACTTTCAAGGGCTTCTGGAAAATCACATTAGACATGTGGAGATGACAAAGGCTGTCCATTTCCCATATAATGTCCGGGACCTCCACCATAAAGTTATGAGCTATGTCAAGAGCCTCAAGCTTTTTCAAGCCCCCCAACGAGTGTGGGATCTCTTGTAAgtaattatttctcaatcccAAGTAACTTAACTCAATCAATGTGCCGATTGAATCTGATAAAGTCTTCACCCCAAAATCTTCCATGTCAAGTATTTTGACTCGTTCAAAACTCTCCCAATAAGACGAGCTAGCATTGTCTAAGTAGCCACCACCTCCATGGAAGATGAGAGAAAGAAGTTGTTCACTATCTTGATTcgtgaaataattaaacttcTCACGTCCACAATGGATAATACGATGACGGGCACTCTGAGAAGGTCTACTATTTCCATTGCTCCTTAAGATCTCTAAGCCCATTTCTTCCTCTGCTTTTCTGATTGATATAATGTGTAGTAGAGGATTGAGGTGAcactttctctttctcatgTGGTAGCCTTGCCCAAAGACTTCAATAATCGACCTATGAGCTAAATCCTTTATGCCTTTTTCAAAATCTAATCCATTTGCAGCCCAAATTTGTTCCaacttttcctctctcattATTGCATTCTCcttgaaaaaggaaagaagcGAGAAATGTGGCTTGAATTCTTCCTCCAATTCGAAATACATTGGTTCCAATAACTTCAGTGATTCActcaaatcaattgaatcaaaaaGTTCTTCCCATGCCATCCCCAAAAGTCTTTGTTTTGCTTTCTGCCTTGCAACATGTTTTATAGCTATCGGCAAACCCCAACATTTTTTCAACATCTCTCTGCccttcttctccaaattctTTGAGAATCTGTTCTCAACACTTGTAATTTTATCAACTGTTTTCAAAAACAATTTCCAACTCTTATCAGAATCCAAAACTTTCATCTCATAAGTATAATAATGGACATCGATTGTTCTAATCTTATAGCGACTTGTTAACAGCAACAGACACCTGGTTTCAGATAGGCCTGCATgtaacaattattattacataaaagGAAACTTGGAAGGCTAATGCACTGTGAAATTTAGATCATTTGAGTCAAATATATACCTAGAGATGGAAGACCTCGCAAGATGGACTTCAATCCCATTTCATTCGGCATATTGTCCAAAACTATGAAATATGATATGTCTTGCAGGTGCTTGTGAAGCATCCGTTGGAGACTTCGGTTGACCATTTCTTCCAATGACGGATCTCTTTCATATCCTTCCACCATTTGCTGAATCAGTGTCATTAGTATCTCTTTCTTACTCGTGTCACTAGAAATGGATACCCAAGCATGACGCTCGAACTGGCTAGCGCAGGCCTTGTACACTTGTCTGGCCAGAGTTGTCTTCCCGATACCAATCATGCCTTTTATACACATAATCTGTGAGTcataagaattt is part of the Salvia hispanica cultivar TCC Black 2014 unplaced genomic scaffold, UniMelb_Shisp_WGS_1.0 HiC_scaffold_17, whole genome shotgun sequence genome and encodes:
- the LOC125198638 gene encoding probable disease resistance protein At1g58602; this encodes MEAAVLGMIQDLESMHAIHTDSCTRWMIEKKFKIPKEMLDFMRNLKMEERSRLKYLMADLVELAQDVIDVSYDISILIIELEKLEKEIKMTKMRMTKFGADEKNIGVEKEEEVEEEVVVGLEEKVEKFVKKAILKNSYDSQIMCIKGMIGIGKTTLARQVYKACASQFERHAWVSISSDTSKKEILMTLIQQMVEGYERDPSLEEMVNRSLQRMLHKHLQDISYFIVLDNMPNEMGLKSILRGLPSLGLSETRCLLLLTSRYKIRTIDVHYYTYEMKVLDSDKSWKLFLKTVDKITSVENRFSKNLEKKGREMLKKCWGLPIAIKHVARQKAKQRLLGMAWEELFDSIDLSESLKLLEPMYFELEEEFKPHFSLLSFFKENAIMREEKLEQIWAANGLDFEKGIKDLAHRSIIEVFGQGYHMRKRKCHLNPLLHIISIRKAEEEMGLEILRSNGNSRPSQSARHRIIHCGREKFNYFTNQDSEQLLSLIFHGGGGYLDNASSSYWESFERVKILDMEDFGVKTLSDSIGTLIELSYLGLRNNYLQEIPHSLGGLKKLEALDIAHNFMVEVPDIIWEMDSLCHLHMSNVIFQKPLKVAALRKLDTLAYISMYDLHMSNVICLQKLGIEEVDENSALGTLLAVLAMDMFLTVFYVRGFRFRSMPCLDGICSIAHLQELKLDGNIGKLPSADYMPPSIRYITLVNTCLAEDPMPILEKLRYLTQLKLQNAYTGREMVIQRNGFRNLEVFCIKDLWNLRKIQVDDKAMRHVEEIEISNCPKLETLPVEIQKMSKLQKFKMVTTKRIATKIRNSGLTSEIFEVDIYP